The following are encoded in a window of Lusitaniella coriacea LEGE 07157 genomic DNA:
- the apcD gene encoding allophycocyanin subunit alpha-B, whose product MSIIAQAIAQSDDANRFLSSAELNKIQDFFSDGNARISAAQKLAENEQKIVEEGSSRFWSRCPNTPSNSGSAQKTALCQRDQGWYIRLVSYCVLAGNSKPLEDIGIDGMRDMYVSLGVPLANLQVAMRAIKEVALGTLSSSEASLAAPYFDQLIRAF is encoded by the coding sequence ATGAGTATCATTGCTCAAGCTATTGCTCAATCTGATGATGCAAACCGCTTTCTCAGCAGCGCTGAATTAAATAAGATCCAAGATTTTTTTAGTGATGGAAATGCACGTATTAGTGCAGCCCAAAAGCTTGCCGAAAATGAGCAAAAAATTGTAGAGGAAGGTAGCAGTCGATTCTGGTCGCGATGCCCAAATACGCCCAGCAATAGTGGCAGCGCTCAAAAAACAGCTTTGTGTCAGCGCGATCAAGGATGGTACATTCGCCTCGTAAGCTATTGTGTTTTAGCTGGTAATTCTAAACCTTTAGAAGATATTGGGATAGATGGAATGCGGGATATGTATGTTTCTTTGGGCGTTCCTCTTGCCAATTTACAAGTTGCCATGCGAGCAATCAAAGAAGTTGCTTTAGGAACATTGAGTTCATCTGAAGCTTCTCTAGCAGCGCCCTATTTCGATCAATTAATTCGAGCATTTTAG
- a CDS encoding allophycocyanin subunit beta, translating into MQDTISSIINPADEKGNYIDGAELEKLKKYYQSGQLRVKAAAQIGSASDGIITETVAKSLLYGDITCPGGNMYPTRRYAACLRDLTYFLRYATYAMLASDPSILEERVLNGLKETYSSLGVPIEPTIQALQAMKEVVTQRVGSDAGQEMDVYLDRIITGLN; encoded by the coding sequence ATGCAAGATACGATTTCTTCAATCATTAATCCTGCTGATGAAAAAGGCAACTATATTGATGGTGCCGAGCTTGAAAAGCTCAAAAAGTATTATCAGAGTGGGCAACTGCGCGTCAAAGCGGCTGCTCAGATTGGTTCGGCTTCTGATGGCATTATTACAGAAACAGTTGCGAAAAGTTTGTTATACGGAGATATTACTTGCCCCGGTGGCAATATGTATCCAACCCGCCGTTATGCAGCGTGTCTGCGCGACTTAACTTATTTTCTACGCTATGCCACCTACGCGATGCTCGCTTCTGACCCCTCTATTTTGGAGGAGCGAGTTCTCAATGGTTTGAAAGAAACCTATAGCTCCCTTGGTGTTCCTATTGAGCCAACTATTCAAGCACTTCAGGCAATGAAGGAAGTCGTTACCCAACGGGTTGGATCTGATGCCGGACAAGAAATGGATGTGTATCTCGATCGCATCATTACAGGACTGAATTAA
- a CDS encoding chlorophyll a/b binding light-harvesting protein — translation MYASSKTQFQYPWWAGNARFIDLSNTFIVAHVAQAALITLWVGVFTLFELVCYSPSAPMYEQGLILLPHLAAQGWGVGSNGEILDTYPYFVIGVVHAISAGVLGAGAWFHRNRLSPSLESEGGKAANFHFTWDDSGKLGFILGHHLIILGLGAILLVAKAMFFGGLYDATIGEVRLVTEPTLDIGAIASYRTHLFDVNNLEDLVGGHIYVAVLLLAGGIWHIVVPPFNWVKQRFLFSGDGILAYSLFGIALAGFAASYYCGFNSLAYPVEFYGPTLELKSAFLPFYYEPNPSMATGYTSRVWLANAHFYLAFFFLQGGLWHYQRAMGFDIGEQVRDWQRKFAEATGKLAVNYQKPFSSQPKSMLDVCYERPRSEPQPVLKFEQPFGSYDYCQSQGIETPSLTDINGIQTTLYQTKYHPRKIVFYQNSALTQARETFDRRTKVAKVAYGQPKKQLDAFNQPLDRVIYEPSQSQPD, via the coding sequence ATGTACGCTTCAAGCAAAACTCAATTTCAATATCCGTGGTGGGCTGGCAATGCTCGCTTTATTGACTTATCAAACACATTTATTGTTGCCCATGTTGCTCAGGCAGCTTTAATTACATTGTGGGTTGGAGTCTTTACCCTGTTTGAATTGGTCTGCTACTCACCGAGTGCGCCGATGTACGAGCAAGGGTTAATTCTTTTGCCCCATTTAGCCGCACAGGGATGGGGTGTCGGGTCGAATGGCGAAATTCTTGATACTTATCCCTATTTTGTCATTGGCGTTGTTCATGCTATCTCAGCCGGGGTGCTGGGGGCGGGGGCGTGGTTCCATCGAAATCGCCTGTCCCCTAGCTTGGAATCAGAGGGCGGTAAAGCGGCTAACTTCCATTTTACGTGGGACGATTCCGGAAAGCTCGGATTCATTTTAGGACATCATTTGATTATCCTCGGCTTGGGTGCAATACTGCTGGTCGCCAAAGCGATGTTTTTTGGCGGTCTTTATGATGCAACCATCGGTGAAGTCCGCTTGGTAACCGAACCGACCCTCGATATCGGCGCGATCGCGAGTTACAGAACTCACCTGTTCGATGTCAACAACCTCGAAGACTTAGTGGGCGGTCACATTTATGTGGCAGTGCTGCTGCTGGCTGGCGGTATTTGGCACATTGTTGTTCCTCCTTTTAACTGGGTCAAGCAACGGTTCTTGTTTTCTGGTGATGGCATCCTTGCCTACTCGCTGTTTGGCATTGCCCTCGCTGGGTTTGCAGCCTCCTACTACTGCGGGTTTAACTCCCTCGCTTATCCTGTGGAGTTTTACGGCCCAACCCTAGAACTCAAGTCAGCCTTTTTGCCCTTTTATTACGAGCCGAACCCATCAATGGCAACCGGCTATACTTCTCGCGTCTGGCTAGCCAATGCTCATTTTTACCTCGCTTTCTTCTTCCTGCAAGGTGGGCTTTGGCACTATCAGCGGGCAATGGGTTTTGATATTGGCGAACAGGTCAGAGATTGGCAGCGGAAGTTTGCAGAAGCTACTGGCAAGCTGGCTGTCAACTACCAGAAGCCTTTCTCCTCTCAGCCAAAATCGATGCTGGATGTTTGCTACGAAAGACCTCGAAGCGAACCTCAGCCTGTACTCAAGTTCGAGCAGCCTTTTGGAAGCTATGACTATTGCCAGTCTCAAGGCATTGAAACGCCGAGCTTAACAGACATTAATGGGATACAAACAACGCTGTATCAGACGAAATATCACCCTCGTAAGATCGTCTTCTACCAAAATTCTGCTTTGACTCAAGCACGGGAAACCTTCGACCGCCGTACCAAGGTTGCAAAAGTTGCATACGGACAGCCGAAAAAGCAGTTAGATGCGTTTAATCAGCCGTTAGATCGGGTGATTTACGAACCCAGTCAGTCGCAGCCAGACTAA
- a CDS encoding O-antigen ligase family protein codes for MKQILTDPLIASLVAIAGAIYFIVAFHYIGQDSRYSKLLEKFGVGLFVFIIAGATGTTLSPFTKLHPRVLSNTAVTAPTIVAQLGFYAVGILLLVSRLRYTLPNSAAKFPLVLQRDPFLLIFLLLVGLSVFWSDTPEVTFKTSMVYLFVSAVAFYTGKQYSWDKLFFLARWTTLVLLLLSLFYSIFKPGTGRDNDGAWVGIIGHKNQFCFLMVFTALLWFINALYNKKQRNASIFVFLLSFLAVNQGGSGAARVMIVCLLAFWFYLGFAKKLPMQWAFVSVVLFMILGICLTIIVTENLEFIVVDTLNKDLTLTGRTDFWPLIIDKINQRPILGYGIDGFWQPWRGPDNPAREILVAKTQFSPPHSHNGFMDLACDLGYLGLGVFLASFISNIAKAVIYLGQERMPEAGLPILILTYTLMTNMTETGLLGATSIWFWYVVLAVRLSVDLSRKTSRV; via the coding sequence ATGAAGCAGATTCTCACAGATCCGTTAATTGCTAGTTTGGTCGCGATCGCGGGAGCGATTTATTTTATTGTTGCCTTTCATTACATCGGTCAAGACTCGCGCTATTCCAAACTCCTTGAAAAATTTGGCGTGGGTCTATTCGTATTCATCATTGCCGGGGCAACAGGAACCACCCTCAGTCCTTTCACCAAATTACATCCTAGAGTTCTCTCCAACACCGCTGTCACCGCACCGACGATCGTCGCCCAACTGGGTTTTTACGCCGTGGGAATTCTACTCTTGGTGTCGCGCTTGCGCTACACGCTGCCCAATAGTGCGGCAAAGTTTCCCCTTGTCTTGCAGCGAGATCCCTTTCTTCTCATCTTTCTCTTACTCGTTGGATTATCGGTCTTTTGGTCGGATACTCCAGAGGTGACCTTTAAAACCAGTATGGTCTACCTGTTTGTCTCTGCTGTTGCTTTCTATACGGGTAAGCAATATTCCTGGGACAAACTGTTTTTCCTGGCGCGCTGGACGACCCTGGTTTTACTGCTGCTGAGTTTGTTTTACAGTATTTTTAAACCTGGAACGGGGCGCGATAACGATGGAGCCTGGGTCGGAATTATCGGGCATAAAAACCAATTCTGCTTCCTCATGGTTTTTACTGCTTTACTCTGGTTTATTAATGCCCTTTACAACAAAAAGCAAAGAAATGCTTCGATTTTCGTTTTTCTCCTCTCTTTCCTTGCGGTTAATCAAGGGGGAAGCGGGGCGGCAAGGGTAATGATTGTTTGCCTATTAGCCTTTTGGTTTTATTTGGGTTTTGCCAAGAAACTCCCGATGCAGTGGGCATTTGTCTCGGTGGTTCTGTTTATGATTTTGGGTATTTGTTTGACGATTATTGTCACTGAAAATTTGGAATTCATTGTGGTCGATACCTTAAACAAAGACCTGACGCTCACCGGACGCACGGATTTTTGGCCGCTCATTATCGATAAAATCAATCAGCGCCCCATTCTAGGCTACGGAATTGATGGATTTTGGCAGCCGTGGCGCGGTCCAGACAATCCCGCCAGGGAAATTCTTGTCGCGAAAACTCAGTTTTCCCCTCCCCATTCCCATAATGGCTTTATGGATTTAGCCTGCGATTTGGGCTATTTAGGCTTGGGTGTTTTTCTGGCTTCCTTTATTTCTAATATTGCTAAAGCGGTGATTTATCTTGGTCAGGAGAGGATGCCAGAAGCGGGGTTGCCCATTTTAATTCTCACCTATACCCTCATGACGAATATGACAGAAACCGGGCTTTTGGGGGCAACGAGCATTTGGTTTTGGTATGTCGTCCTTGCGGTTCGCCTCAGCGTCGATTTATCCAGAAAGACGAGCAGAGTGTGA
- a CDS encoding TIGR02921 family PEP-CTERM protein, which translates to MKTQKLFLHLAYYSIFWIWNLTFLLVVWVGIFPHIAIPLTQAIIAGEIEGEILVPLVGLIGTPTICTIIGAIRFRDRALELMRLFYGVEAPLLLLCLVRLFVLRELTPASLLIVGTVFACIAAFLVELLWGYSHQSSVISQQSSVNQARYIPPLRFHPTSPASHFPRLLSWLQVALHGLMLFVGLYAGVVLLFYAVPVAAALLEEFFSFRWINGFLWEIRNSLWSAFWYIPIASILFTGSVSLFIAMPSALAGLFVHSGQRILRLFSAQYGRSRTAIISLGVVTAWIGLFLVLQNQPQTHAFKLLENPPQTDSERQELLEKSDTIRKGLVNAYLSSYRYLGTWDESNQIRTMYKYTFNLPEPALEVLQASYNQLISPFLYQGDRADEKKAQNLYAQFFDTPLQKRDRAAVLHALKSTAILDDAKAGVLNINQEKVWLQQQAVNITERGDWADVELHEVYRNKTIDVEEIFYSFSLPESAVLTGVWLGDTDDLNKRFPFRISPRGAAQKVYNSQVNRPRPVDPALLEQVGPRQYRLRAFPIPPKLQSRERRNNTTRPTELHLWLTYKVMRQGKGWSLPVLAEKRNIFWTEKTERLRNGKKVKGFEGDWLEASIPATQQPPTQHQVTLDGYQIAAKPLAEGDYAFPENQHFAVILDTSRSMGNHRKDTIKIVNWLKKRGFADNRFANNDADLYLSASTGKEPERIDDLSTFKPKKVAFYGTLQLKDMLRQFAQLKGNTAYDGIILVSDEGSYELSKDKGDVPAMSAPLWVVHLGKPAAAYDDKTLKAIQDSGGGVATDLEGVLQRMATTAKLQNTQAATIASVVDGYKWSVEKAEGDATSQTGFEPLAARMLVRQLSRETDGTQVAQLDAIHAIAKRHKIVTPYSSAIVLVNDEQRKLLAEAEADADRFDRKVEDGNEQLNKPNSPLNATGVPEPGSLIGLGAIALFLVANRTLSNKHRSKVRR; encoded by the coding sequence ATGAAAACCCAAAAACTCTTCCTCCACCTTGCTTACTACAGTATTTTCTGGATATGGAATCTCACCTTCCTTCTCGTTGTCTGGGTTGGCATTTTCCCCCATATCGCCATTCCCCTAACCCAGGCAATTATTGCAGGAGAGATCGAAGGAGAAATTTTGGTTCCTTTAGTGGGATTAATTGGAACCCCGACAATTTGCACGATAATTGGGGCAATTCGCTTTCGCGATCGCGCGCTAGAATTAATGCGCCTGTTTTATGGGGTAGAAGCCCCCTTACTCCTCCTCTGTTTGGTTCGCTTATTCGTTCTGCGAGAGTTGACCCCCGCAAGCCTTCTCATTGTCGGAACGGTCTTTGCTTGTATTGCAGCGTTTCTGGTGGAATTACTTTGGGGCTATAGTCATCAGTCATCAGTCATCAGTCAACAGTCATCAGTCAACCAGGCTCGATATATCCCCCCATTACGTTTTCATCCAACTTCCCCCGCTTCCCACTTTCCTCGTCTTCTCTCTTGGTTACAAGTTGCTCTCCACGGACTAATGCTCTTTGTCGGGTTATACGCAGGCGTTGTACTCCTTTTCTACGCCGTTCCCGTCGCTGCTGCGCTACTTGAAGAATTCTTCTCTTTCCGTTGGATAAATGGCTTTTTGTGGGAAATCAGAAACTCTTTATGGTCGGCGTTCTGGTATATTCCCATTGCCTCAATCCTTTTTACGGGTAGCGTGTCTCTCTTTATCGCCATGCCATCTGCCCTTGCTGGTCTTTTCGTTCATTCCGGACAGCGAATCTTACGCTTATTTTCCGCCCAATACGGACGCAGCCGCACGGCGATTATTTCTTTAGGCGTGGTTACCGCTTGGATTGGACTGTTCTTGGTTTTGCAAAACCAACCCCAAACCCACGCCTTTAAATTACTGGAAAATCCGCCTCAAACGGATTCGGAACGTCAAGAACTTCTGGAAAAATCCGATACGATTCGCAAGGGATTGGTGAATGCGTACCTCTCCTCCTATCGCTATCTCGGTACGTGGGACGAGAGCAATCAAATTCGCACGATGTACAAATATACGTTTAATTTGCCAGAACCTGCCCTGGAAGTTCTACAAGCGAGTTATAACCAGCTTATCTCGCCCTTTTTATACCAAGGCGATCGCGCGGATGAGAAAAAAGCCCAAAATCTTTACGCCCAATTTTTCGATACGCCTCTGCAAAAGCGCGATCGCGCGGCAGTTTTACACGCCTTGAAATCCACTGCTATCCTAGATGATGCCAAAGCCGGGGTTCTCAACATCAACCAAGAAAAAGTTTGGTTGCAACAACAAGCCGTCAACATTACCGAACGCGGGGATTGGGCGGATGTGGAACTCCACGAAGTCTATCGCAACAAAACTATTGATGTCGAAGAAATCTTCTACTCTTTCTCTCTCCCGGAAAGTGCCGTTCTCACTGGTGTTTGGTTGGGAGATACCGACGATCTCAACAAGCGTTTTCCCTTCCGCATCTCTCCGCGCGGCGCGGCACAGAAAGTGTACAATTCCCAAGTCAATCGCCCGCGTCCGGTAGATCCTGCACTTCTCGAACAGGTGGGCCCAAGGCAATATCGCCTGCGTGCCTTCCCCATTCCTCCCAAGTTACAGAGTCGGGAACGGCGAAACAACACCACTCGTCCGACGGAATTGCACCTCTGGCTGACCTATAAAGTGATGCGCCAAGGAAAAGGGTGGTCTTTGCCGGTTTTGGCGGAAAAACGCAATATTTTCTGGACGGAGAAGACCGAACGCCTGCGGAATGGGAAGAAGGTGAAGGGATTTGAGGGGGATTGGTTGGAAGCATCTATCCCTGCAACGCAGCAACCACCCACGCAGCATCAAGTGACGTTGGATGGCTACCAGATCGCGGCAAAACCACTCGCTGAAGGGGATTACGCCTTTCCCGAAAATCAACACTTTGCGGTCATTCTCGACACCTCTCGCAGTATGGGAAACCATCGCAAGGATACGATTAAGATTGTGAATTGGTTGAAAAAACGCGGGTTCGCGGATAATCGCTTTGCCAATAACGACGCGGATTTGTACCTCAGCGCATCAACCGGGAAGGAACCCGAACGCATTGACGATCTCAGTACGTTTAAGCCCAAAAAAGTGGCGTTCTACGGCACATTACAACTTAAGGATATGTTGCGCCAATTTGCCCAATTAAAGGGGAATACTGCTTACGATGGGATTATTTTGGTGAGCGATGAGGGAAGTTACGAGTTATCGAAAGATAAGGGGGATGTTCCGGCGATGTCTGCGCCGTTGTGGGTGGTGCATTTAGGGAAACCTGCGGCTGCTTACGATGATAAAACGCTGAAGGCGATTCAAGATAGCGGTGGCGGCGTGGCGACGGATTTGGAAGGGGTGTTGCAGCGCATGGCAACGACGGCGAAACTGCAAAATACTCAAGCTGCAACGATTGCAAGCGTTGTGGATGGCTATAAATGGTCGGTGGAGAAGGCGGAAGGGGATGCAACTTCCCAAACAGGATTTGAACCCTTGGCGGCGCGAATGTTGGTTCGGCAATTGAGTCGGGAAACCGATGGGACGCAGGTGGCGCAGTTGGACGCGATTCACGCGATCGCGAAACGCCATAAAATTGTTACGCCCTACTCTTCTGCCATTGTTTTGGTCAATGACGAACAGCGCAAATTGCTCGCAGAAGCTGAAGCGGATGCCGACCGATTCGATCGTAAAGTGGAAGACGGCAACGAACAACTCAACAAACCCAATAGTCCCCTCAATGCTACAGGGGTTCCCGAACCGGGGAGTTTAATCGGACTGGGCGCGATCGCGTTATTCCTAGTTGCCAATCGTACCCTCAGCAATAAGCATAGATCGAAAGTACGACGTTGA
- a CDS encoding DUF2949 domain-containing protein has protein sequence MLVQLIQFLKDQFAISQDSIFLAIQDSEDPLDLLFVLHQQHAISFEQLDCAGAWLVGQCQGHCG, from the coding sequence ATGTTAGTTCAGTTGATTCAATTTCTAAAAGACCAGTTTGCCATTTCCCAAGATTCGATCTTTCTTGCTATCCAAGACTCAGAAGATCCTCTGGATCTCTTGTTTGTTTTGCATCAACAACACGCAATCTCCTTTGAACAACTGGATTGTGCGGGTGCCTGGTTGGTCGGTCAATGTCAGGGACATTGCGGATGA
- a CDS encoding LysR family transcriptional regulator — protein sequence MRIEQLQAFLAVAETGNFGQAARQCGVTQSTISRQIQSLEADVGLSLFHRTAQAKLTLGGEHFFPHARKICQEWKNAIEALTELREGKQPELCIAAIHSVCSHYLPPILQEFCSSYPEVQLRVTALGSDRALKVLRDGLVDVAIVMNNRFLTASPEMVVHSLYEEPVEVLMAANHPLTQYKQVPWLELASYPQVVFKDGYGMQRLVQERFALLGTQLKAVLELNTLDAFRGVVRQGELIALLPQSALIEAAKDPTLAVRAIARFPNSLIEQRKSGYTNSSDLDITRQVVLVTTQDRLQIPPIQKLCQLVCQSFDVRQLSVVG from the coding sequence ATGCGGATCGAGCAATTACAAGCCTTTTTAGCCGTAGCGGAGACGGGAAATTTTGGTCAGGCGGCGCGGCAGTGCGGCGTTACACAATCTACGATCAGTCGGCAAATCCAGTCTCTCGAGGCGGATGTGGGGTTGTCGCTTTTTCACCGAACTGCCCAAGCCAAGTTAACGTTAGGGGGAGAACATTTTTTTCCCCACGCGCGTAAAATTTGTCAGGAATGGAAAAATGCGATTGAAGCGTTAACTGAATTGCGGGAAGGCAAGCAACCCGAACTCTGTATTGCGGCAATTCACTCGGTTTGTTCTCACTATTTGCCTCCCATTTTGCAAGAGTTTTGTTCGAGTTATCCTGAAGTTCAGTTGCGCGTTACGGCATTGGGAAGCGATCGCGCGCTTAAAGTATTACGAGATGGTTTGGTGGATGTTGCCATCGTGATGAATAATCGCTTCTTAACCGCATCCCCCGAAATGGTCGTCCATTCCCTCTACGAAGAACCTGTTGAAGTCCTGATGGCGGCGAATCATCCCCTCACCCAGTACAAACAAGTGCCTTGGTTGGAGTTGGCGAGTTATCCCCAGGTTGTATTCAAGGATGGTTACGGGATGCAGCGTTTGGTACAAGAACGTTTTGCACTGTTAGGCACGCAATTAAAAGCGGTTTTGGAATTGAATACTCTCGATGCGTTTCGCGGCGTGGTTCGTCAGGGGGAATTGATCGCTTTACTGCCGCAATCGGCACTCATTGAAGCCGCTAAAGATCCCACATTAGCAGTTCGCGCGATCGCGCGCTTCCCCAATTCTTTAATCGAACAGCGCAAATCCGGCTACACCAACTCATCGGATTTAGATATTACCCGTCAAGTGGTTCTCGTCACTACTCAAGATCGCTTGCAAATTCCACCCATTCAAAAACTCTGTCAATTGGTATGTCAATCCTTTGACGTGCGCCAGCTATCCGTGGTGGGTTAA
- a CDS encoding UPF0175 family protein produces MSVVISDEILEASQLTPREFRQEIALYLFQTDRLTLGYASKLAELSAKDFRQLLKQRNIPLFSYDVADFELDLKNLRELGRLTHHG; encoded by the coding sequence ATGAGCGTTGTTATCTCAGACGAAATTTTGGAGGCATCCCAATTGACCCCTAGGGAATTCCGTCAAGAAATTGCGTTGTATTTGTTCCAAACGGATCGTTTAACCCTGGGCTACGCGAGCAAACTTGCAGAGTTGTCTGCGAAAGACTTTCGTCAACTCCTGAAACAGCGTAACATCCCGCTCTTCTCCTACGATGTTGCAGATTTTGAACTTGACTTGAAAAACCTGCGGGAGTTGGGACGATTAACCCACCACGGATAG
- a CDS encoding NAD+ synthase, translating to MKIAIAQLNPTIGDLENNVERILEAAQAATEQGVKLLLTPELSLCGYPPRDLLLNPGFVEAMSQKLQRLAEQISPELSVLVGTVSLNPNASAKGEKPLFNSVALLAEGSIQQIFHKRLLPTYDVFDEDRYFEPGNQTNFFNISLNSKPVKIGVTVCEDLWNDEAFWGKRIYEVDPIQELVNAGVDLVVNLSASPYTVGKQTLREAILKHSSTRYQLPVIYINQIGGNDDLIFDGNSFASNRSGAVICRAKSFQTDLVVVEFNPEKHDLQPASLTTLPDTPEEEIWSALVLGVRDYATKCGFSRVVLGLSGGIDSALVAAIAAEAMGAENVLGVLMPSPYSSDHSVNDALALVENLGIHSQKLPIGEAMTAYDGLLEPLFAGTEFGVAEENLQSRIRGNLLMAIANKFGYLLLSTGNKSEMAVGYCTLYGDMNGGLAVIADVPKTLVFSLCRWLNRDTEVIPTNIITKPPSAELKPDQIDQDSLPPYDILDDILYRAIELHESTAQIVAAEHDPLVVQKVMKLLARAEFKRKQAPPGLKITDRAFGTGWRMPIACRSFT from the coding sequence ATGAAAATCGCGATCGCGCAACTCAACCCCACCATCGGCGACCTTGAAAATAACGTTGAACGCATCCTCGAAGCCGCACAAGCTGCGACAGAACAAGGCGTTAAACTCCTCCTCACTCCGGAACTTTCCCTGTGCGGATATCCCCCGCGAGATTTACTTTTAAATCCCGGATTTGTCGAAGCAATGTCGCAAAAACTGCAACGCCTCGCCGAACAAATTTCCCCCGAACTTTCCGTTTTAGTGGGAACGGTTTCTCTCAATCCAAACGCGAGTGCAAAAGGAGAAAAACCGCTCTTTAATAGCGTCGCCTTACTCGCAGAAGGAAGCATACAACAAATCTTCCATAAACGCCTGCTTCCCACCTATGATGTGTTTGATGAAGATCGCTATTTTGAACCGGGAAACCAAACCAATTTTTTCAATATATCCCTAAACTCAAAACCCGTAAAAATTGGCGTGACCGTTTGTGAGGACTTGTGGAACGATGAAGCCTTCTGGGGAAAAAGAATCTATGAAGTCGATCCCATTCAAGAATTAGTGAATGCCGGAGTCGATCTCGTCGTTAATTTATCTGCATCTCCTTACACTGTTGGCAAACAAACCCTCAGAGAAGCAATCTTAAAACACAGTTCCACGCGATACCAACTCCCCGTTATTTACATTAATCAAATTGGCGGGAATGATGACTTGATTTTTGACGGTAATAGTTTTGCCTCCAATCGTTCCGGTGCAGTCATTTGTCGCGCAAAAAGTTTCCAAACCGATCTCGTTGTTGTTGAATTTAACCCCGAAAAACACGACTTGCAACCCGCTTCCCTCACAACTTTACCCGATACTCCAGAGGAAGAAATTTGGTCGGCGTTAGTGTTAGGCGTTCGGGATTATGCAACCAAATGCGGATTTTCTCGCGTGGTTTTGGGGTTAAGTGGGGGAATTGATTCCGCATTAGTCGCCGCTATTGCCGCAGAAGCAATGGGTGCGGAAAATGTCTTGGGGGTTTTAATGCCATCTCCTTACAGTTCCGATCATTCCGTTAACGACGCTTTAGCATTAGTTGAAAACTTAGGAATTCACTCTCAAAAATTGCCTATTGGCGAGGCAATGACTGCTTACGATGGATTATTAGAACCCCTTTTCGCGGGAACGGAATTTGGCGTTGCGGAGGAAAATTTGCAATCGCGGATTCGCGGTAATCTGTTAATGGCGATCGCGAACAAATTCGGCTACCTTCTCCTCTCCACGGGAAACAAATCGGAAATGGCAGTCGGCTATTGCACTCTCTACGGCGATATGAACGGCGGACTTGCGGTTATTGCTGATGTGCCAAAAACCCTTGTATTCTCTCTCTGTCGCTGGCTCAACCGCGATACAGAGGTGATTCCCACCAACATTATCACCAAACCTCCCAGTGCCGAACTTAAACCCGATCAAATCGACCAAGACTCCCTCCCCCCCTACGATATCCTCGACGATATTTTATATCGCGCGATCGAGCTGCACGAATCTACCGCACAGATTGTTGCCGCAGAACACGATCCCCTTGTGGTGCAAAAAGTGATGAAACTCCTCGCGCGCGCCGAATTCAAACGCAAACAAGCACCCCCCGGATTGAAAATTACTGACCGCGCCTTTGGAACCGGATGGCGAATGCCGATTGCTTGTCGCAGTTTTACTTAA
- a CDS encoding PH domain-containing protein, which translates to MTILYEDQYLTCDEDAITIHWYYFPFGSKRIPYSKIRNIRREEMNFWTGSKGRIWGMGLTPEWFHCDIKRPGKDRCITIDDGEWVKSVITPDDCDRVFQILLAQTSLS; encoded by the coding sequence ATGACCATCCTTTACGAAGACCAATACCTCACTTGCGATGAAGATGCCATTACTATTCATTGGTATTACTTCCCCTTTGGCAGCAAACGCATTCCCTACTCCAAAATTCGCAATATTAGACGAGAAGAAATGAACTTTTGGACGGGTTCTAAAGGACGCATTTGGGGAATGGGTTTAACGCCAGAATGGTTCCATTGCGATATCAAACGTCCGGGAAAAGATCGGTGTATTACCATCGATGACGGCGAGTGGGTTAAATCCGTTATAACTCCCGACGATTGCGATCGCGTGTTCCAAATTTTATTAGCTCAAACCTCGCTCTCGTAA